One segment of Panulirus ornatus isolate Po-2019 chromosome 2, ASM3632096v1, whole genome shotgun sequence DNA contains the following:
- the LOC139753632 gene encoding uncharacterized protein: protein MSLTQDEVMAVGIVIALNEKKRKRSKWTKDWLLKRDQISHTNLMKELKLDPDEWRNYMRMDESTYLELLNMVTPFIICKDTVMRKSISPHERLIATLRFLATGRSLQDLRFSAVMGTSTLSKIIPETCVAIYKVLKKDYLKFPATEKEWKTVGEQFEFRWNFPHCLGAVDGKHVWITPPSESGSYYWNYKGYNSLVLIAVVNANYEFIMADIGTNGRVSDGGVIDNTEFGKRLKDEKLCIPHESVTATSNCVLPYVFVGEEAFALRTDFLKPYSQKDLHSEKRVFNYRLSRARRVAENAFGIMASRFRIFHTCINLKLTSIDKVVMACVVLHNYLRQACPSDYSPEECFHREDRISKMILPGLTADPNYLAGLQHGQGSRNYPEIAKVVRDRFKDYFVNAGAVAWQKDFI, encoded by the exons ATGTCACTTACCCAAGACGAGGTGATGGCAGTCGGGATAGTGATTGCCCTCAACGAAAAGAAAAGGAAGCGTTCAAAGTGGACAAAGGACTGGTTGCTGAAAAGGGACCAAATTTCACATACCAATTTAATGAAAGAGCTGAAATTAGACCCAGATGAATGGCGCAATTATATGCGCATGGATGAATCAACATATTTAGAACTTTTGAATATGGTCACTCCGTTCATTATATGTAAAGACACCGTAATGAGGAAGTCCATTAGCCCTCATGAACGGCTGATCGCAACACTGCGTTTCTTAGCAACAGGCCGATCTCTGCAAGACTTGAGATTTTCAGCTGTAATGGGAACTAGCACCTTATCCAAGATTATACCAGAAACTTGTGTTGCCATCTACAAAGTACTTAAGAAGGATTATTTAAAG TTTCCGGCAACAGAAAAGGAGTGGAAGACTGTTGGAGAACAGTTCGAGTTTAGATGGAATTTTCCCCACTGTCTCGGTGCTGTTGATGGAAAGCATGTATGGATAACGCCGCCATCAGAATCAGGGTCTTATTATTGGAATTACAAAGGATACAACAGTCTTGTGTTAATTGCAGTTGTAAATGCGAACTACGAATTCATTATGGCAGACATTGGAACTAATGGTCGCGTATCAGATGGAGGGGTCATTGATAATACAGAATTTGGTAAGCGACTCAAAGATGAGAAGCTCTGCATCCCACATGAGTCAGTAACAGCTACTTCAAATTGTGTTTTGCCATATGTATTCGTGGGAGAGGAGGCATTTGCATTAAGGACAGATTTCTTGAAACCTTATTCTCAAAAGGACCTACATAGTGAGAAGCGAGTATTCAACTACAGGCTGTCAAGGGCACGGAGAGTGGCAGAAAATGCCTTCGGCATTATGGCTTCCCGGTTTAGAATTTTCCACACTTGTATAAATCTCAAATTGACAAGTATTGACAAAGTTGTCATGGCATGTGTTGTGCTACATAACTATTTGCGGCAAGCATGCCCTTCAGACTATTCCCCAGAGGAATGCTTCCATAGGGAGGATAGAATAAGCAAGATGATTTTGCCAGGCTTAACTGCAGATCCTAATTATTTAGCAGGTTTGCAACACGGTCAGGGATCACGAAACTATCCTGAAATTGCAAAGGTAGTAAGAGATAGATTTAAGGATTACTTTGTGAATGCCGGTGCAGTAGCATGGCAAAAAGACTTCATATAA
- the LOC139752003 gene encoding uncharacterized protein has translation MSDTCAVKDKEREVMVDFINIYRKHVALWKVKSKEYSNRNLRNKGIDELHGKLQVLDPHCTRDDVMKKINSLRSSFRRELRKHESSKKSGNSTDDIYTPTLWYFEDMMFICDQELPRESTSNMESVNEEVSCKDLPKLDNK, from the coding sequence ATGAGTGACACGTGTGCCGTTAAGGATAAGGAAAGGGAAGTAATGGTGGATTTCATTAATATATACAGGAAGCATgtggctttgtggaaggtgaaatcaAAAGAATACTCAAACAGGAATTTAAGAAATAAGGGTATAGATGAACTGCATGGAAAGCTACAAGTACTTGACCCACATTGTACGCGGGATGatgtgatgaaaaaaataaattctctcCGTAGTTCGTTTAGAAGAGAACTTCGAAAGCATGAGAGCTCTAAAAAGTCTGGAAATTCAACTGATGACATTTACACGCCCACTCTCTGGTATTTTGAAGACATGATGTTCATATGTGATCAAGAGTTGCCACGAGAGAGTACATCAAATATGGAATCTGTTAATGAAGAGGTGAGTTGCAAGGATTTGCCAAAACTGGATAACAAGTAA